A section of the Oryza sativa Japonica Group chromosome 1, ASM3414082v1 genome encodes:
- the LOC4327245 gene encoding squamosa promoter-binding-like protein 2, with protein sequence MDWDAKMPSWDLGTVVGPSGGGGGGGGGGGALDLKLGAPTSWKTTTTVSAASAAPAAVAPPPPPPASSSSSAAAAGKRARAGQGQQAAVPACSVEGCAADLSKCVRDYHRRHKVCEAHSKTAVVTVAGQQQRFCQQCSRFHLLGEFDEEKRSCRKRLDGHNKRRRKPQPDPLNPGNLFANHHGAARFTSYPQIFSTAASMSPQETKWPANVVKTEAADVFQEPYYHALHLNGAGAAAAASIFHHGGNKARKHHFPFLTADHGGGAAAASPLFGCQPFTITPSSESRSSSSSRHSNGKMFAHDGGLDNCALSLLSDNPTPTAQITIPQPLFAGGGQYGGGGGGDVSLTGLSYVRMAGKDTSILAKSATTTATTATTPTTTSAQLQYHGYYHHHVSADQGSSDAAIQALPFSSW encoded by the exons ATGGATTGGGACGCCAAGATGCCTTCCTGGGACCTCGGCACGGTGGTCGGCccgagcggtggcggtggcggtggcggaggaggaggcggcgcgcttGACCTCAAGCTCGGCGCGCCGACGAGctggaagacgacgacgacggtgtctGCTGCGTcggctgctccggcggcggtggcgccaccgccgccgccgccggcgtcgtcgtcgtcttccgcggcggcggcggggaagcgggcgcgggcggggcagGGGCAGCAGGCGGCGGTGCCGGCGTGCTCGGTGGAGGGGTGCGCCGCCGACCTGTCCAAGTGCGTCCGCGACTACCACCGGCGGCACAAGGTGTGCGAGGCGCACTCCAAGACGgccgtcgtcaccgtcgccggccAGCAGCAGCGCTTCTGCCAACAGTGCAGCAG GTTTCATTTGCTCGGGGAGTTCGATGAGGAGAAGAGGAGCTGCAGGAAGCGGCTCGACGGGCACAACAAGCGGCGTCGGAAGCCGCAGCCTGATCCTCTCAACCCCGGCAACCTTTTCGCCAATCACCACG GAGCGGCAAGATTCACCTCGTACCCGCAGATCTTCTCGACGGCGGCGTCCATGTCGCCGCAGGAGACGAAGTGGCCGGCGAACGTGGTCAAGACGGAGGCCGCCGACGTGTTCCAAGAGCCGTACTACCACGCCCTCCACCtcaacggcgccggcgccgccgcggccgcctccaTCTTCCACCACGGCGGCAACAAGGCGAGGAAGCACCACTTCCCTTTCCTGACGGccgaccacggcggcggcgccgccgcggcgtcgccgttGTTCGGGTGCCAGCCGTTCACCATCACGCCTTCCTCGgagagcaggagcagcagcagcagccggcacAGCAACGGCAAGATGTTCGCCCACGACGGGGGTCTGGACAACtgtgctctctctcttctgtcAGACAACCCCACACCCACGGCGCAGATCACCATCCCACAGCCtctcttcgccggcggcgggcagtacggcggcggcggcggcggcgacgtgtcGCTCACCGGCCTGTCCTACGTCAGAATGGCCGGCAAGGACACGTCCATCTTGGCAAAATCTGCCACTACCACtgctactactgctactactcCTACTACCACAAGTGCACAGCTGCAATACCATGGCTACTACCACCACCATGTCAGCGCCGATCAGGGTAGCTCCGATGCTGCAATCCAGGCTCTTCCTTTCTCATCGTGGTAG